The following are encoded in a window of Castanea sativa cultivar Marrone di Chiusa Pesio chromosome 9, ASM4071231v1 genomic DNA:
- the LOC142609307 gene encoding uncharacterized protein LOC142609307, which translates to MAAFIKFLCVFFFLRLVSEGNCQCSLDNVSVVQSKSKLVVQQKPVWNVTINLDCPCTLTDLVLSSNGFQTVLSLDPTVIVQSGNQSQVTANGGTIAPHSNTAFAYAWDTSFSFNPVSGQPHCS; encoded by the exons ATGGCAGCTTTCATCAAATTTCTGTGTGTATTTTTCTTCCTGAGACTTGTTAGCGAAG GAAATTGTCAATGCTCCTTAGACAACGTATCAGTTGTTCAATCAAAAAGCAAATTAGTTGTACAACAAAAACCAGTATGGAATGTGACAATCAATCTTGACTGCCCATGTACTCTCACAGATTTGGTATTAAGCAGCAATGGGTTTCAAACTGTATTATCTCTTGACCCTACCGTCATAGTTCAAAGCGGAAACCAATCACAAGTCACTGCTAATGGTGGTACGATTGCACCACACTCTAACACTGCCTTCGCCTACGCTTGGGacacttcattttcattcaatccAGTTTCTGGCCAACCACATTGTTCTTAA
- the LOC142609306 gene encoding uncharacterized protein LOC142609306: MAAFIKLLCVFFFLSLVRDGNGQCSLDNVSVVQSKSKLVVQQKPVWNVTINLDCPCTLTDLVLSSNGFQTVLPLDPTVIVQSGNQLQVTADGGTIAPHSNTAFAYAWDTSFSFNPVSGQPNCS, from the exons ATGGCAGCTTTCATCAAACTTCTTTGTGTATTTTTCTTCCTGAGTCTTGTTCGCGATG GAAATGGTCAATGCTCCTTAGACAACGTATCAGTTGTTCAATCAAAAAGCAAATTAGTTGTACAACAAAAACCAGTGTGGAATGTGACAATCAATCTTGACTGCCCATGTACTCTCACAGATTTGGTATTAAGCAGCAATGGGTTTCAAACTGTATTACCTCTTGACCCTACCGTCATAGTTCAAAGCGGAAACCAATTACAAGTCACTGCTGATGGTGGAACGATTGCACCACACTCTAACACTGCCTTCGCCTACGCTTGGGacacttcattttcattcaatccAGTTTCTGGCCAACCAAATTGTTCTTAA
- the LOC142609308 gene encoding ribosomal RNA-processing protein 12-like: MVKMRLEENTKAFLILNEIILTLKEGNEEFRKAAYDILLKISASLKDSSAISDAPYHKLIGMIMGYLSGSSPHIKSGAVSALSVLVYQDADICLSMPDIVPSLLSLLHTKVVEVIKAVLGFVKVLVSCLQAKDLHRLLSDVVYEVLPWSSVSRHHFRSKVIVIMEIIIRKCGSAVVESVTPEKYKSFLKTVFENRHGKTSSKESDAGDTEMMLADSSMKASGSMLEKRKHKAMSSIPEENGSVEQRKRKREKKNNAYASIPSSNEHHSSSGSGGGLRAVQSARHSHNAKSIKGRLEGRQKKSKRNHDQIMTNHEKRKEPTNTSKKGEATHIPNASNLSKHKVGGKRQKINK; the protein is encoded by the exons gGAAACGAAGAATTCAGGAAAGCTGCTTATGATATTCTCCTTAAGATAAGTGCCAGCTTGAAAGACTCATCAGCTATTTCTGATGCACCTTATCACAAACTGATTGGCATG ATAATGGGCTATCTTTCTGGTTCATCTCCTCATATAAAGAGTGGGGCTGTGTCTGCCCTGTCAGTATTGGTTTATCAGGATGCAGATATCTGTCTTTCAATGCCTGATATTGTCCCCTCACTTTTATCTTTGCTGCATACCAAAGTGGTGGAAGTTATAAAA GCTGTTTTGGGCTTCGTGAAAGTACTAGTGTCATGCTTACAAGCCAAAGACCTACACAGGCTTCTGTCTGATGTTGTCTATGAAGTTTTACCATGGTCATCTGTCTCCAGACATCATTTTAGATCAAAG GTCATTGTCATAATGGAGATAATAATACGGAAGTGTGGTTCTGCAGTAGTTGAGTCAGTCACTCCAGAGAAATATAAGAGTTTTCTGAAGACAGTTTTTGAG AACCGCCATGGCAAAACGAGTTCCAAAGAATCTGATGCTGGTGATACAGAAATGATGCTTGCAGATTCATCTATGAAGGCTTCTGGATCCAT GCTGGAGAAGAGGAAACACAAAGCAATGAGTTCTATACCTGAGGAGAATGGTTCAGTagaacaaaggaaaagaaagagagagaagaaaaacaatGCCTATGCCTCCATCCCTAGCTCAAATGAGCATCACTCGTCAtctggtagtggtggtggtttaAGAGCAGTTCAAAGTGCTAGGCATTCTCATAATGCAAAATCAATAAAGGGTCGGTTGGAAGGAAGACAAAAGAAGAGCAAGAGGAATCACGACCAAATTATGACAAATCATGAAAAGAGAAAGGAGCCAACTAACACAAGCAAGAAAGGTGAAGCAACTCATATACCTAATGCTTCCAATTTAAGCAAACACAAGGTTGGGGGGAAAAGACAGAAGATTAATAAATGA